The genomic stretch CCGAAAACATTTGTCGCAACACCGAACGGACTCGCATGCTTTGAGCCCACGTGAACCGTAGTTCCTTTATTCCGCATTTATTGGCAGCCAACCATAAAGCAGGCTTCACCAGCAAGGATGAAAAATTTAATGTTTTATTTTCACGGCAGTTTATCCACTTACTCTTATCGTTTTACTTAAGATTTGAGGTTTGGGTATGAATGTCTGTTCATGAAATAATTCCTTCTTATTTTTGGACATCGGTTCAAAATTGAGTGGGATTTTTTGTTATCTAAGTACATATATTCCTTCCTAGATTGCATTTATAATGGGTTGTGAACAAAAGAGTTTGTTTTGCTTTATAGCATCAGAATTAATTAGTTGGAGTGGAAAGATGGGGTTCCCTACTTTGAAAGATAATTCAAGAAAGCCTTGAACCGTCAAAGTCCGCTAATCCCTAAATCCTATTGAAATTAAAGAGGGCACTATCTATGTACTCTGTTCGTTAAGGTAAGCTGGCAATAAAAGACGTAAAAATCTCAACAATGTGCCATTTTGTTCTGCTTATTTTACGAATAAAGGCATTGAACTAAGGAGGTGAAACAACTCACAATCACATTTACGTTTATCCGTTAGCCATTCTAAAGGTGCTTTGGTTTATTCGAAAGAAGATGAGAATTTGTGAGAAGGAGGTTATATGATGCAAGATAATGAACTTCAACGTTTTGATATTTCCCGGCGCGGATTTCTCAAAGGTTCAGCCGCGTTTGGCGCACTGGGTTTAGCAGGAACTGGATCCTCAATCTGGTTCAAACAAGCTACTGCCATTTCCGCACCCACAGTCAACGAGAAAAAAGTACGGAGTGTCTGCTCTCCTAACTGCTGGCAAACGTGTTCGCACTTAGTGACTGTGAGGGATGGTAAGGTTGTAAAAACTGAAATGGGGCCATTCCCTAAAGAAGATGAAGAATATAATCGTGTGTGTTTGAGAGGGTTAACTCATGTTCAACGGATTTATCATCCGGACCGGATAACGCAACCGCTGAAAAGAGTAGGGGAAAGAGGTTCAGGTAAATGGGAACCGATTTCCTGGGATGAAGCCCTAAATACAATTGCACAAAAATTCAAGGATACACAAGCGCAACACGGTAAAGAATCTGTGGCTCTTTATGGAGGTTCAGGGAATTACGGCATCCTCAACGGAGGATTCGGTGGAATATTGCGTTTTGCTGGGTTACTGGAAGGAAGCGTTTACGGAGGAAGCATTGATGAAGCCATGCTGCACGGCTTCAGCACGGTGGTTGGAGGTCCGGCCTTTGGGGCTACGTCCAACGAACCGGTCGATTGGAAAAATTGTAAAGTCTTGATTCTCTGGGGCAGCAGTATGGCGGAAAGCCAGGTTCAGAGTACAAAATTTATCAATGATGCACGTGAAAATGGATGTAAATTGATTGTGGTCGATCCAAGGTTTTCGACCATGGCTTCCAAAGCGGACCTTTGGCTTCCAGTGAAGCCAGGTAGCGATCCGGTTTTAGCTTTGAGTATGCTACAAGTAATAATCAGTGAAAAATTATATGATTTGGATTTCGTCTTGAAAAGTACCGTTGCACCATTCTTGGTCCGGGAAGATGACAAAAAGTTCCTAAAGAGTGCAGATGGGAAATACATGGTCTGGGACTCTGTGAGCCGTACAGCCAAAGCATTCGATACTCCGGGAGTTAAACCTGCTTTAGAAGCAAGTCAAGAAATAGACGGAGTAAACTGCAACACATCTTTTGTTTTGCTTAAAAAGTTGACGGATGAATATACTCCGGAAAAGGCAGCCGAAATTTGTGATCTGCCAGCTGAGGATATTCGTAAGGCTGCAAAAATGTTTGCTACCATTAAACCTGGCGGAATCCGAGGGAGTATGGGGATTGACCGTTACTACAACGGTGATATCATTGGCCAGGGGATTGCCACCCTGCTAGCCATGACAGGGAATTTCGGCAAAAGCGGCAACATTCAGAACTTGTTCTTTGGTCCTTTTGAATTGACGAATCCAGGGTGGCTCTTCCCTGCAGGGACATTCTATACCAATAAGCGGTTAATCAATATCTATGATGATGTTGACCAAGGAAAAACCAAAGTCCTTTATGCTATGTGCAGCAACTTTATGAACCAGTTAACAGACCGTAATCGCTGGATTCAGGAAGTATTACCAAAGCTTGATATGGTTGTCGTAGCTGATTTATTTTATACACCGAGTGTAAAATATGCGGATATCGTTTTGCCAGTAGCGCACTGGTATGAAACAGAAGAAATCGTGATGGGCGGAGAGATGCCTTTCTTCCTTTACCGACATAAAGCGATTGAACCTCAAGGAGAAGCCAAACCAGACTGGGAAATTTGGAAAGGGTTAGCTGAGCGTCTTGGTTTTGGCCAATATTTCCAGGGAAGTCCGGAAGAACAAAGTAGAGCTTTCATTGATGATCCCGCCTTTAAAAAAGCCGGAGTAACAATGGAAAAACTCAAAAGAGATGGTATGGCCCGGGCCTTTCCTCGTCCGTTTATTCCGTATCAAGATGGGTTTAAAACTGAATCTGGTAGGGTTGAGTTTTATTCGGAAAAAGCCTTAACCTACGGACAGGAGCTGCCTTATCACAAGTGGCCAATTGAAGCCGGACCGGATAGTCCTGAGGCAAAGAAATATCCGCTAGTCTTTAATACTCAGCATAACCGTTTCAGGATTCATTCCACATATTGCAATGTTCCTTGGTTGCTTGAACTAAGTCCTGAGCCGACAGTCCATGTCAATCCTAAAGATGCCAAGGAACGGGGAATTAAGGATGGGGATGTGGTTGAGCTCTTTAACGACCGAGGACACGTCGTTGTTAAATCCGTGTTTAGTGAAGCTATTCGCCCTGGAATGGTCAACCTAGATCAAGGTTGGTGGGACGAATATTATATTAAGGGGCATCATCAGGAGCTAACCCATGCCAAGATTAAACCGGAAACTACAAACTTCAGCTTCTCCGATGTTCGCATTGATTTTAAAAAGGCCGAGGAGGTGTAATTCATGGCTCAGATAAAATACGGCATGGTCATTGACTTAAGACGTTGTGTCGGCTGTCACACATGCTCAGTTGCCTGTAAGCTAGAGAACAATGTACCGTTGGGCATGTCCTGGAACCGGGTTGAAACCATGGGTGGTCCCCATATGGATACTCCCAAGGGAGAATATCCTTATGTGGAAATGACTCATATTCCAATTGCTTGCCAGCATTGCGAAAATGCACCTTGTGTTAAAGTTTGTCCTGTCGGGGCAACTTATAAGGCAGAGGACGGACGTGTCTTGATTGATTATGATCGCTGCATTGGTTGCCGCTATTGCATGACAGCTTGTCCATATAATGCACGGGTGTTTAACTGGCAGGAGCCAGAAAATATTCCTAGTCATGATGTGGGGGCTGCTGATACTCCCAAACGGAAACGTGGGGTCGTCGAAAAATGTTCGTTTTGTGAGCATCGTACAAATAAGGGAGAGCTGCCTTTCTGTGTCGAATCTTGTCCGCAGGGGGCTAGGCATTTCGGGGATCTTAATGATCCTACGAGCGAGGTTTCCCGTCTGATCCGGGAGCACAATACGGAGAGGCTCTTAGAGGATAAAGGGACTAAGCCGCAAGTCTATTATATTCGTTAGAAAGGAGGCAAGCTTTATGCCACTAAAAAGAATGATTAATGCTTGGACAGTAACCTTAGGGATTTTGAGTTTATTAGGGATAGGTGCTTGGATCTATCAGCTTACTCAGGGTTTGGTTGTCACAGGTATGAATAACATTGTATCCTGGGGCCTCTATATTACTGGATTTATGTTCTTTGTCGGACTTTCAGCCGGTGGATTGATCGTTTCTTCCTCGGCCACAGTATTTAATATCAAACAATTTAAAGCGATTGCAAAGCCCGCAGTGCTTCTTTCTACTGTTTGTATCATAGCAGCAGCGCTGTTGATTGTGGTCGATTTAGGGAGTCCCGAAAGAATACTAAACCTATTCATTCATCCAGAATTCAATTCACCCTTAATCTGGGATGTATTTATAATAACCATCTATTTGGGTATCTCTTTGTTCTACTTGTATCATATGACTAGGCCCAACCCTAACGAAAAAGCAATTAAAATCTTATCGAGTATAGCCTTACCAGTTGCCGTTCTTGTCCACTCGGTAACAGCTTGGATTTTTGGTCTGCAAATCGCCCGTCCAACATGGCATAGCGCCCTAATGGCACCTTTATTTGTCTCTTCAGCCTTGGCTTCAGGCTTGGCGTTATTGCTAGTAGTTATCGTTGCTTTAAATAAGTTTCGTCTATTTGAAGTCAAAAAAACCCTGATTTCTACCTTAGCTGGGTTACTCTGTGTATTCATAGCCGTCGATGTCTTCTTTGTTTTCTCCGAAGTTTTAACAGCTCTATTCCCGGCTGAAGAGAGACTGATGGCCTATACCAATCAAATGCTGACGGGAAGTCTAGCACCGTTTTTCTGGGGTGAAGTCATTTTAGGAGCCTTTATTCCCTTTATGATTCTCATCTTCCGCAAAAATCGGGAAAATATGACCTTGATTGTTTTAGCTTCGGCGCTGGTGGTCATTGGCGTATTCTTCAAACGGGTCTGGTTGTTATTTTCATCCTTGTTACTACCGTTGCTTGACTATGCACCCGGTGTGACTTTAGGAAAATATAATTTACCTGACAGTTTCCAGACTGGACGTGAGGTTGTACCAAATATTTGGGCAACCCTAGGATCTTACACGCCAAGCTGGGTGGAAATATCAATAATTATAGGAGTCTTAGCTTTAATTACGCTTATCTACACCTTGGGTTCCTATGTCCTATTTGTTCCAAAAAATAAAGAACACTCTACTAATAAGGGAGGCGAAGGGCATGCAACCCAGTCTCACGCTTATTAAGAAAAAAGCACTGATGGAGATGGCTTCCAATCGGCAAGCGGTCTATCGGACTCTCGCCCTGCTCTGGACCGAACCAACTCAAGAGCTTTTTGATCAAGTTCAGGCTGAGTCAAGCCTCTTAGTTGAAATGAAACACTACCTAAACCGCATGAACCCCGAGAATCCAGAACTATCAACGGGCTTGCAGTTACTGGAAAGTTTTTTTGAAGAGGAGTGGCCAAAGCAAGGGCAGCCATTGACCGAGTGGCGAGTGGAGTTTACCCGATTATTTGTCGGGCCGGATCACCTTCCCTGCCCTCCTTATGAAGCTTGCTACCGGGAAAAGCTTGAAGACGGGAGTTTTGGGTATTTAATGGGAAAAACAACCCTAGCTGTCAAAAATCTTTACAGTGAGGTGGGGCTAGAAGTTAATCCTCCCCAAATGCCGGATCATATTAGTGCAGAATTAGAAGGTATGGCTCTTTTTACTAATATGGAACACGAGGCTTGGAAAAAGGATGACAAAGAGGCTGTCTTAATTTCGATGCAATTTGAGCAGCGATTACTAGGGGAACACTTAACACAATGGGTACCCGCTTTCTGTCAAGATGTAAAAACTTCCGCTCGGAGTAATTATTATAAAGCTCTAGCGCTATTAACAGGGAGTTATGTAACACTGGATCAAACTAGGATTCCCGAATTGTTTAGGCAAGCTGAACTCTACGGGAAATGATAAACCACTATTTGATAACATTTGATTAATGATGGCAACTGCTTTCATCATTCCCTTTGTTATTGTCTAAATTATTTTGGTCCCGAAAAAAACGGTCGTAATTCGGATAAACGTTAGGAAACAGAATGACTTAATTCCAATCTGTACGATAGGGAATCCGAGGAT from Bacillaceae bacterium S4-13-56 encodes the following:
- a CDS encoding molybdopterin-dependent oxidoreductase; its protein translation is MQDNELQRFDISRRGFLKGSAAFGALGLAGTGSSIWFKQATAISAPTVNEKKVRSVCSPNCWQTCSHLVTVRDGKVVKTEMGPFPKEDEEYNRVCLRGLTHVQRIYHPDRITQPLKRVGERGSGKWEPISWDEALNTIAQKFKDTQAQHGKESVALYGGSGNYGILNGGFGGILRFAGLLEGSVYGGSIDEAMLHGFSTVVGGPAFGATSNEPVDWKNCKVLILWGSSMAESQVQSTKFINDARENGCKLIVVDPRFSTMASKADLWLPVKPGSDPVLALSMLQVIISEKLYDLDFVLKSTVAPFLVREDDKKFLKSADGKYMVWDSVSRTAKAFDTPGVKPALEASQEIDGVNCNTSFVLLKKLTDEYTPEKAAEICDLPAEDIRKAAKMFATIKPGGIRGSMGIDRYYNGDIIGQGIATLLAMTGNFGKSGNIQNLFFGPFELTNPGWLFPAGTFYTNKRLINIYDDVDQGKTKVLYAMCSNFMNQLTDRNRWIQEVLPKLDMVVVADLFYTPSVKYADIVLPVAHWYETEEIVMGGEMPFFLYRHKAIEPQGEAKPDWEIWKGLAERLGFGQYFQGSPEEQSRAFIDDPAFKKAGVTMEKLKRDGMARAFPRPFIPYQDGFKTESGRVEFYSEKALTYGQELPYHKWPIEAGPDSPEAKKYPLVFNTQHNRFRIHSTYCNVPWLLELSPEPTVHVNPKDAKERGIKDGDVVELFNDRGHVVVKSVFSEAIRPGMVNLDQGWWDEYYIKGHHQELTHAKIKPETTNFSFSDVRIDFKKAEEV
- the nrfD gene encoding NrfD/PsrC family molybdoenzyme membrane anchor subunit, which encodes MPLKRMINAWTVTLGILSLLGIGAWIYQLTQGLVVTGMNNIVSWGLYITGFMFFVGLSAGGLIVSSSATVFNIKQFKAIAKPAVLLSTVCIIAAALLIVVDLGSPERILNLFIHPEFNSPLIWDVFIITIYLGISLFYLYHMTRPNPNEKAIKILSSIALPVAVLVHSVTAWIFGLQIARPTWHSALMAPLFVSSALASGLALLLVVIVALNKFRLFEVKKTLISTLAGLLCVFIAVDVFFVFSEVLTALFPAEERLMAYTNQMLTGSLAPFFWGEVILGAFIPFMILIFRKNRENMTLIVLASALVVIGVFFKRVWLLFSSLLLPLLDYAPGVTLGKYNLPDSFQTGREVVPNIWATLGSYTPSWVEISIIIGVLALITLIYTLGSYVLFVPKNKEHSTNKGGEGHATQSHAY
- a CDS encoding 4Fe-4S dicluster domain-containing protein, encoding MAQIKYGMVIDLRRCVGCHTCSVACKLENNVPLGMSWNRVETMGGPHMDTPKGEYPYVEMTHIPIACQHCENAPCVKVCPVGATYKAEDGRVLIDYDRCIGCRYCMTACPYNARVFNWQEPENIPSHDVGAADTPKRKRGVVEKCSFCEHRTNKGELPFCVESCPQGARHFGDLNDPTSEVSRLIREHNTERLLEDKGTKPQVYYIR
- a CDS encoding molecular chaperone TorD family protein, giving the protein MQPSLTLIKKKALMEMASNRQAVYRTLALLWTEPTQELFDQVQAESSLLVEMKHYLNRMNPENPELSTGLQLLESFFEEEWPKQGQPLTEWRVEFTRLFVGPDHLPCPPYEACYREKLEDGSFGYLMGKTTLAVKNLYSEVGLEVNPPQMPDHISAELEGMALFTNMEHEAWKKDDKEAVLISMQFEQRLLGEHLTQWVPAFCQDVKTSARSNYYKALALLTGSYVTLDQTRIPELFRQAELYGK